The bacterium DNA segment CCCGACGCATCGAGCCAAAACACGCCCGGTTCGTCCGGGGCCGGCTCCACATCGGGAGAAAAACGGCGCAGTCTGCCTGCGACCGCATCGACGGCGCGGACGATGTCCGCCGGCGCAACGACCGCGGCCCGAAGGTCGGGGACGATCGCGAGCGCCGACCCGTAGCGCAGCCCCGGGGCGACGCCGCCTTCCCGCGCCGGCGCGTTGACCCAGAGCACGGGGCTCTGCGGCAGATCTTCCGCGACGACCGCGCTGGGACGCCGCCGCCACGCCGGGTGATCGCGCAACAGCAGCTGCAGCGGAAGCGCCGGGAGTTCAGCGCAGGCCAGCCGCTCCACGCCGCACTTCCACATGCTGCCAGACCGGTCCACGATGTTTGTCTTTCAGGGCCTCCACCCCGCAGTCGAATCGATCGGCGCGTGCCCGGCGCCGCCGGGCACGCGCGTAAACGGAGATGAGCGACCCAAGCGACCCGGGTGATGCCGCCGGCGGCTCGGTCAGAAACATCATCGCGGTCTGGTGACGCCGGGCGAGGCCCGCGAGGCGCGCGAGCGCCGTCGACGGGATCGCCGGAGGAACGCCAAGATCGGCGAGAATGAGGCCGAACCCGCCGGACCGCAGGAGCAGATCGGCCGCGGACAGCGCCGCGGTCACACCGGGGACCCGTACAATGGGCAGTGCCGCGAGATCGACTCCGTTGTCGTGGGCGTCGGGCGGGTAGAACAGCGACGGTGCAGCGGAACCGGCCGGCGGCCGGGCGCCCGCCGGATGGAGGGTAATCCACGCCGCCGGTTCTTCCGCTTGTTGGGCCTCGAGGATTATGGAAAACGCAAGCGTGAGCACGGCGGAGTCGCCGGCGCCTTCGAGCTGCACAAGCCGGCCGGCCAGCCGCTCGAGACACCATCCATCCTCGCGCAGAAGCGCCCCACCGGAGGCATTGAACCGAGGATCGTGAACCGGACTGGCCAGCGAGACGACCACCGCGAAGATCCCCTTGAGATTGTGGTGCTTTGAGGATAGCGAACATATGTTCGTTATGTCAACCGAACGAACAGAAGATCCTGAGCCGGGGGAAATCACCGGTAATCCATTAAATTGCCAGCCCGGAAGGTGGCGGTATGGACAAAAGCCGGTTCGGATCGCGGTGGCCCGACGTGCGTTACCGGGTGAAATCCAACTGGAGCCGCTTGACCGACGAGGAACTCGATCAGGTCAAAGGCGATGCCGACACGCTCATCAGCATGATCCAGGAGAAATACGAGGAACCGCGCACATCAATTGAGATGCAGCTCGAGCGGTTGCTGGCGGCGTAGCGTCGGTCCGGCCGGCCCCCGGCCGGACTTCGCGGTACGACTGTTACGGCGGTCCGGTGATCGCGAGCGTCTGCAGCACCCCGGTCGCCCGGCCTTCCGATGATACGACCTCGCTGTAGAACACGCCGGTCACCTGCACCCGCAGGCCGGTTCGAAGATTGGCGGCCTGTCCACCGACGAGCACGATGATGGAGCGGTATCCGTCCACCAACCGGAACATCAGATACAGATGGCCCCAATTGTCGACGAACGTCCCGAGGCCCGAAATCACACCGGTGACGCTCACCAGCCGCTCGTCGTACAGTTCGGGGGCGCGCGCGATGTTGTCGACGGTCTCCGCGGCGGCCGGCGGCATGTCGGCGACGGCCGAGTAGTCCGTCGAGTCCACGGCCGGCGCCGTCATCGGAACCGAGGGCAAAATCGGCGCGCCATATGGGACCGACGGGGAGAGGAACACAATGGCCGTCGGCGCGGCAAACACCTTCTTCCGAACGAGCAGGATCGGCTGGATGATCAGGGGGAAGGTCGTCGGCCGGCCGAACAGCATGATGGGATGATCGCTGAATCCGGACGTGACGAAGAAGATCAGGCCGTCTGTGATCAGGGGAAACTGCAGCACCATCCCGCCCGCCGGCGCGGGTGAGGCGGCGGCCAACACAATACCAATCACCGTGACCGCGAGCAGCCGCCGAAGCATCACGGCGCGGCTTCTTCGTGGCTCCACCGTGATCCTGCGGGGCGCCGCCTTTTGTTACGGTTCCGGTAACGTGCCGGCGGCCCGGGATCCGTTACTTGACCGAGACAATCTACGTTGCGCCTTTTCCCGCGAGGTAGGCGCGGAGTCCGCGCTCGCCGCTTGCCATCATCACGCGGTGATTCCATGCGAACAGCGGCTTGAAAACCGGCGCGAACACGTTCAGCAGCGGCTTCCCGGTCCGAACCGATTCGTCGAAAATGAGGCGCGTACCGGATCCGTCCGTCTCGAGCCGCCAACGCATCTCGCCGATAAGATCGCCCCGAACCTTCACGATGGCAAGCCGGGGACGCTCCTCGACAATCGTCTCGAGGTTGAAATGCATGTGATAGGGCAGCGCGGCCTTCGCATGCACGGACACGCGTGACCCGACCCCGTCCAAATCGTTAAGCCGTTCGACCGCCACAAACTCGTTCCACCACCGAGGATAGGCTTCGAGATCGCGGATCGCCGTCCAGGCCCGTTCGACCGGGGCGGCGACCCGCCATTCCTCGCAGAAGTAGTAGTTCCACAGTCCTCGCGGCAGCGGGGCGAATGAACGCGGGCCGGCGTGTACTTCCGGCATCAGCCGATCGCGGGCTCGACGCCGTACTGCCGCGCGAGCGCCCCAAGCGCTTCGAGCGCGGCCGGATCCGGCCCCGAGGCGGGGAACCCGCCGCCAAACCGCTCGGCAAGTCGGGCGACCAACGCCTCGTTGTTGGCACCCGGCGACGGAATGAGCAGCACCTGTCCCGCTTCCCGTCCGACGTTCTGAAACGCGTGCAGCGTGCCCCGAGGCACGAAGAAGACGGCGCCGGGCGCGGCCTTGTGCGTCTGGGTCCCGAGCACAAAGCTGTACGTGCCGTTGAAAATCACGTGGGTCTCGGATTCCCGGGTGTTCTTGTGGGGCGGGAGGCCGCCGTTCGGCGGAGACGTGACCTCGATCACGGCGTATGAATCATCCGTGTCGGCGGCCATGACTTTGAGGGTGAACGTGTTGCCCAGCACGCTGAGCACGCGACCGTCTCCGGGCTGTAGCGCCTTCGCCTGTCCTCCCGCCATGGGGCCCCCTCCTCGATGCGTTATCCTCCGCCCAGTTTGCCTACCAGCACCGGGGCGGCCGAAGGACGCGCGGCGCCGCCGGGGCCGCGCTCGACAGAAATCGCGACCGCCTGGTAGCGCGGAAAGTCGGCGCCCACGGCCACGATCACGGGAGTCCCTGACGTCGGCCGAAACACGCCGGCGCTCCGCGGTGTCGCCCCGGCCACCAGCCACAATTGGTACACGAGGTCCGGACCGGGATCGCGCAGCCCCGTGGCGACGAGCGCGCCTCGACCGGTTGCCGGATCGAAGATGAACCGGACGCTGCCTGCCGCCGACCCGCTGAGGGTCGCGACGCGGGAGGCGGGGTCGGCCAACAACGCAAGCGCTTGGGCCTCCGACCCTACTTGGGTGCTGAGCCCGGTCAGCCGCTGTTCCAGTGAGACGACGATACCCACGAGCACGACGACGATCGCCGCAGCGACGGCCAGCGCCGTTGCCCAACCGGGGCCGGGGCGGACGGTCCGACCGCGGGGGCGCACCGCGTCGAGGACCCGGCGGCGGAGCGCCGCCGGCGGCTCATGCGGCTCGAACCCGGCGGCGAGCGAAGACGCTGCCTCCTGGAACACCGCCAGTTCGCGCCGGCACTCCACGCAGTCCGCCAGATGCGCTTCGACGTCCCGCGCCTCGTCGGGCGCGAGCGCGTGCAGCGCGTACCCTGGGATCGATTCCCGGATCTCGTCGTGGGTCATTGTGCCGTCTCCGGGGCCGGCGCCGGCAGGACAGTTCGCAGGCGCAGCAGCCCGTCCCGCATCCGTGTCTTGATGGTGCCGAGCGGCACGCCCAGACGCTGGGCGATCTCCTGCTGCGTGTATCCACCGTAGTACGCCAGCACGATCGCGGCGCGCTGTTCGATCGAGAGGCCCTCGAGCGCCCGCCGGACGTGGCCGGCGTCGACGCGGGCCTGCGCCGCTTCGATCACATCCGCGGCGCCGGTCATCGTCTCGGACAGCGGCACCGTAGGATTGCGCCGCGACCGCCTCACGGCATCGACGCTCTTATGGTGCGCGACCGAAAGAATCCAGGTGCGGGCGCTGCCGCGCGCGGGATCGAACCCGCGGGCGCCCCGCCAGATCGCGAGAAAAACGTCCTGCGTAACCTCTTGCGCCTGCGCCGCGTCTCTCAGCAGGCCTATGGCCACCGAGTACGCGGCGGCGCTGTAGCGTGCATACAGCGTCTCGAAGGCGCCCGCGTCTTCGTCGGCAATACGCGCGAGGAGTGCCTGGTCATCAGCTGCGCTGAGGAGTGGGACCGTGCCCCCCGCCATCGGTCTGGTCACACCTCCGAGGTGCGCCGTCCTTCGCTCCAATCGCGAACGTCCCCTGTCCGCCGGCCGGGACGGCGCCGGTCCGTGCCAGTCCGCGGCGGCCACGCTCATCGGATCCCTGCGAGGCCCGCACCGGCTACGACGTCAGCAGGGCGCGCTGCACGAACCACACGAGACCCGTGAGCGCGGCGGCCGCCGAAACGGACCGGCGGAACACCGGCGCCCACGCGTGCTGCCGGATGAGGTCGAGCGCCAGGGCCGCGAGCACGATCACCGACACCTGCCCGATTTCGACGCCGAGGTTGAATCCGACAAGCGAGGCGGCCAGGTTGGCGCGCGGCAGGTGCAGTTCGGTCAGCGCGGACGCGAAACCGAGGCCGTGGACCAAGCCGAAGGCGAAAGTCACGAGCCACCGCGAGCCGAGCGCGCCGCGGCCCCTCCAGACGTTCTCGGCCGCGACGTAGGTGATGCTCAGCGCGATGGCGCTCTCTACCCACCGCGACGGCAGGTCGACGAGGCCCAGGACCGCCAGCGACAGGGTGATCGAGTGCGCCACGGTAAACGCCGTCACGATCTTGAGCAGCTGCGGGAGTGTCGCGCCGACCATGAGCAGGCTCAGCAGGAACAGCATGTGGTCGTAGCCGGTGAGAATGTGCTCGATCCCCATCAGCACGAACCCGCCCGCCGTCTGCCACACCGCCGGCGCGCCGAGTGCGATCGTAGCGTCCTCGTGTCCCGGCGTGAACGCGACGTTGTGGACCCGGCCGTCGGCGAGGATGGTAGCCAGGCAGCTCGCCGTCGACGCGCCGGGCAGGAAGAGATC contains these protein-coding regions:
- a CDS encoding sigma-70 family RNA polymerase sigma factor — its product is MTRPMAGGTVPLLSAADDQALLARIADEDAGAFETLYARYSAAAYSVAIGLLRDAAQAQEVTQDVFLAIWRGARGFDPARGSARTWILSVAHHKSVDAVRRSRRNPTVPLSETMTGAADVIEAAQARVDAGHVRRALEGLSIEQRAAIVLAYYGGYTQQEIAQRLGVPLGTIKTRMRDGLLRLRTVLPAPAPETAQ
- a CDS encoding recombinase A translates to MVVSLASPVHDPRFNASGGALLREDGWCLERLAGRLVQLEGAGDSAVLTLAFSIILEAQQAEEPAAWITLHPAGARPPAGSAAPSLFYPPDAHDNGVDLAALPIVRVPGVTAALSAADLLLRSGGFGLILADLGVPPAIPSTALARLAGLARRHQTAMMFLTEPPAASPGSLGSLISVYARARRRRARADRFDCGVEALKDKHRGPVWQHVEVRRGAAGLR
- a CDS encoding cupin domain-containing protein, which codes for MAGGQAKALQPGDGRVLSVLGNTFTLKVMAADTDDSYAVIEVTSPPNGGLPPHKNTRESETHVIFNGTYSFVLGTQTHKAAPGAVFFVPRGTLHAFQNVGREAGQVLLIPSPGANNEALVARLAERFGGGFPASGPDPAALEALGALARQYGVEPAIG
- a CDS encoding anti-sigma factor, with the translated sequence MTHDEIRESIPGYALHALAPDEARDVEAHLADCVECRRELAVFQEAASSLAAGFEPHEPPAALRRRVLDAVRPRGRTVRPGPGWATALAVAAAIVVVLVGIVVSLEQRLTGLSTQVGSEAQALALLADPASRVATLSGSAAGSVRFIFDPATGRGALVATGLRDPGPDLVYQLWLVAGATPRSAGVFRPTSGTPVIVAVGADFPRYQAVAISVERGPGGAARPSAAPVLVGKLGGG
- a CDS encoding SRPBCC family protein, translated to MPEVHAGPRSFAPLPRGLWNYYFCEEWRVAAPVERAWTAIRDLEAYPRWWNEFVAVERLNDLDGVGSRVSVHAKAALPYHMHFNLETIVEERPRLAIVKVRGDLIGEMRWRLETDGSGTRLIFDESVRTGKPLLNVFAPVFKPLFAWNHRVMMASGERGLRAYLAGKGAT
- a CDS encoding HupE/UreJ family protein, which encodes MTRRKTRWIVLIAAVLLAPWLAAPPAPVDAHWADQAAAEIAVAGASARVTLTLPAGLVAFAADAHAGRLTNDEIRAHREDLRRFLSAHLRLSARLRTPASEVREGVLAVQPFAGPPAMAGPAGLAPATHTTLALVYTWPAPVDRLTIRYDLFLPGASTASCLATILADGRVHNVAFTPGHEDATIALGAPAVWQTAGGFVLMGIEHILTGYDHMLFLLSLLMVGATLPQLLKIVTAFTVAHSITLSLAVLGLVDLPSRWVESAIALSITYVAAENVWRGRGALGSRWLVTFAFGLVHGLGFASALTELHLPRANLAASLVGFNLGVEIGQVSVIVLAALALDLIRQHAWAPVFRRSVSAAAALTGLVWFVQRALLTS